In one Dermacentor albipictus isolate Rhodes 1998 colony chromosome 4, USDA_Dalb.pri_finalv2, whole genome shotgun sequence genomic region, the following are encoded:
- the LOC135920000 gene encoding cell adhesion molecule DSCAML1-like isoform X2 produces the protein MVLAVLLAARSSRSTPLEPEGRDVVEGESLRLSCHFNPALASRNLLYYWFRTNRHGKDNAAISGSALDSHYSVEYYPAEGRYDLLISRAQYDKDNGHFECKLKEGGSGADVHNAAYEVTVLIAPGEPRITPSSPTAREAEPLALTCASEGGSPDPDVEWFRGDERLQSALTRGGARDRPTAAVLTLTPGREDDGAEFRCRVTNRAMPQGSAYEARTAIRVHYAPKITVGPYNPLNVMVGSDAMLTCSVLANPPVRSVRWMKRGQLLSNTYNHTIPSVTPEDSGDYACVADNGILQPSQAELHLSVLYGPRVNVLPEQEAAQGENVAIKCNVASNPEPHSILWTKQGDGQFTLQGDTLRLDRVTAEDAGTYICQATVIMRPSATAIHTEVVGNDSVVLHVRHKPGEAEITPQGPTAVAGRPFVLTCGARPPGWPRPEYRWWREGQEHIDLGHRSNHSFLSVHSSHEGRYFCQPHNGLGKGSIASVYLAVNEAATVVVPLRPQIIRKAGDQSQSVTCRARGKPKPQVHWTHRDKELHMNPESGFEIKTIENIEDNEVFSVQSTLTFQRPLTPEDRGRYACLFDNGFGGAAKSEMMLRIEHPPQVRHTYNRVAFDPGDMAVLRCQMQAYPEPTFEWVFKGRILERYANYATNVTDDGDDLYTGALSVADVKESDYGDYTCRAWNQVGDVQRTILKLVKKSAPDQPGRLVAVSSDSDKVTLQWTEGFNGGFSNTEFVVTYSNVASGQTKNESCRSHNPCTITGLEPKSEYVMKVVAVNARGFSSYSEEITVQTKVNLKDMPRPLSAQYDQETGRVYFTVELNTERLLARVEGRARGQEQWMPLAEVEVDRPQISLEVANAAALVDIRVLLCLQSNASWCGDERLAEPFDEFSMTTEGSLHPVGAPVTIKTMNVVIIVAVAAGLFFLLVVVFVCCCWKRKASKVNKKDYESEVQNARPKVISGPYYHEDVGKGLDTNVDDMSKHTIYAGSIGSSPHMANGHAGNQITSNGMLYGSADMLDGVHSGNGSDGAGDLWVKGGQGEMSTPPEASYQPYDARMPSGYYYPDDYQGLNEDVMNLKNREHLHSPYYDVSGLPDPYATMGDEDKNPQISLSFDESLESGYSTPNSRNRRIVREIIV, from the exons ATGG TCCTGGCCGTGCTGCTGGCGGCGCGGTCGAGCAGGAGCACGCCCCTGGAGCCCGAAGGGCGGGACGTCGTCGAGGGCGAGAGCCTGAGGCTCTCGTGCCACTTCAACCCGGCGCTGGCGAGCCGCAACCTGCTCTACTATTGGTTCCGCACCAACCGGCACGGCAAGGACAACGCGGCCATCAGCGGTAGCGCGCTGGACTCGCATTACAGCGTCGAGTACTACCCGGCCGAGGGACGCTACGACCTGCTCATCTCGCGCGCCCAGTACGACAAGGACAACGGCCACTTCGAGTGCAAGCTCAAGGAAGGCGGCAGCGGCGCCGACGTGCACAACGCCGCGTACGAGGTGACCGTGCTCATCGCGCCGGGCGAGCCGCGCATCACGCCGTCGAGCCCGACGGCGCGCGAGGCCGAGCCCCTGGCGCTGACGTGCGCCAGCGAAGGCGGCAGCCCGGACCCCGACGTCGAGTGGTTCCGCGGCGACGAGCGGCTGCAGTCGGCGCTGACCCGGGGCGGCGCCCGGGACCGGCCGACGGCCGCGGTGCTGACGCTGACGCCCGGACGCGAGGACGACGGCGCCGAGTTCCGCTGCCGCGTCACCAACCGCGCCATGCCGCAGGGAAGCGCGTACGAGGCGCGCACCGCCATCCGCGTCCACT ATGCACCCAAGATCACGGTCGGCCCCTACAACCCGCTGAATGTCATGGTGGGCTCTGATGCCATGTTGACCTGCTCTGTGCTGGCCAATCCTCCAGTGCGGTCTGTGCGGTGGATGAAGCGAGGCCAGCTGCTGTCAAATACATACAACCATACAATTCCATCTGTGACTCCTGAAGACAGTGGTGACTATGCCTGTGTTGCTGACAATGGAATCCTGCAACCTTCACAAGCAGAGCTGCATCTTAGTGTGCTGT ATGGACCCCGTGTGAATGTGCTACCGGAGCAGGAAGCTGCACAAGGAGAAAATGTGGCCATCAAGTGTAATGTTGCCTCTAACCCCGAGCCGCACTCCATCTTGTGGACCAAGCAAGGAGATGGACAGTTCACCCTCCAGGGGGACACACTACGTTTGGACCGTGTCACTGCTGAGGATGCCGGCACCTACATATGCCAGGCCACAGTCATCATGCGACCCTCCGCAACTGCCATCCATACGGAGGTGGTCGGCAACGACTCGGTTGTGTTGCATGTGCGAC ACAAACCTGGAGAGGCAGAGATCACTCCTCAAGGCCCCACGGCTGTGGCCGGCCGCCCTTTTGTGCTGACGTGTGGTGCCCGTCCTCCTGGCTGGCCACGTCCCGAGTACCGCTGGTGGCGTGAGGGTCAGGAGCACATTGACCTTGGCCACCGGTCCAACCACAGCTTCCTCTCGGTGCACAGCAGCCATGAGGGACGGTATTTCTGCCAGCCACACAATGGACTGGGAAAGGGATCCATTGCATCAGTCTACCTGGCAGTCAATG AAGCGGCTACTGTCGTGGTGCCTCTGAGGCCTCAAATCATCCGCAAAGCGGGCGACCAGAGCCAGTCAGTCACTTGTCGTGCCCGTGGAAAGCCCAAGCCACAAGTTCACTGGACTCACCGAGACAAGGAACTACATATGAATCCCGAGTCTGGCTTTGAAATCAAGACTATTGAGAACATTGAGGACAACGAGGTCTTCTCAGTTCAAAGCACGCTGACATTTCAGCGGCCTCTCACCCCTGAAGATAGAGGAAGATATGCCTGCCTATTCGACAATGGCTTTGGTGGCGCTGCAAAATCAGAGATGATGCTTAGGATTGAAC ACCCTCCTCAAGTGAGGCACACCTACAATCGAGTGGCCTTCGACCCTGGCGACATGGCTGTGTTGCGTTGCCAGATGCAGGCCTACCCCGAGCCAACTTTTGAATGGGTCTTCAAGGGTCGCATCCTTGAACGCTATGCCAACTATGCCACGAATGTGACTGATGATGGGGATGACCTCTACACTGGTGCCTTGTCAGTGGCAGACGTCAAGGAGAGTGACTATGGCGACTACACCTGCCGTGCCTGGAACCAGGTCGGGGACGTTCAGCGAACAATACTCAAGCTCGTCAAGAAGA GTGCACCTGACCAACCGGGACGCCTTGTGGCTGTAAGCAGCGACTCTGACAAGGTCACATTGCAGTGGACAGAAGGATTCAATGGAGGTTTCAGCAACACAGAATTTGTCGTCACTTACTCCAATGTTGCCAGTGGACAGACAAAGAACGAGTCCTGCCGATCTCACAACCCTTGTACTATAACTG GTTTGGAGCCGAAGTCCGAGTATGTAATGAAGGTTGTGGCGGTTAATGCAAGGGGATTCAGCTCGTACTCTGAAGAGATTACAGTGCAAACAAAGGTTAACCTCAAGG ACATGCCACGACCACTCTCTGCCCAATACGATCAAGAGACGGGCCGTGTGTACTTCACCGTCGAACTGAACACAGAGCGGCTTTTGGCGAGGGTAGAAGGTCGCGCCCGTGGCCAGGAGCAGTGGATGCCTCTGGCTGAGGTGGAAGTAGACCGTCCCCAGATTTCTCTGGAAGTTGCCAATGCCGCCGCCCTCGTGGACATCCGTGTGCTCCTCTGCCTTCAGAGCAATGCTTCATGGTGTGGAGACGAGCGTCTGGCCGAACCTTTTGACG AGTTCTCCATGACTACGGAGGGCAGTCTACATCCAGTGGGTGCCCCTGTGACCATAAAGACCATGAACGTTGTTATCATCGTTGCTGTGGCTGCGGGGCTGTTCTTCCTCCTTGTGGTTGTGTTTGTGTGCTGCTGCTGGAAGAGAAAAGCCAGCAAAG TAAACAAGAAGGATTATGAATCAGAAGTCCAAAA TGCGAGACCAAAGGTTATCAGCGGACCTTATTATCATGAAGATGTGGGCAAGGGGCTGGACACAAACGTCGACGACATGAGCAAGCACACCATCTATGCTGGCAGCATTGGTAGCTCCCCACACATGGCTAATGGACATGCCGGAAACCAGATAACGTCCAATG GTATGCTTTACGGATCTGCGGACATGCTGGATGGAGTTCACAGTGGCAATGGCAGTGATGGTGCCGGCGATCTCTGGGTAAAGGGAGGCCAGGGAGAGATGTCTACTCCGCCGGAAGCATCATACCAGCCCTATGATGCCCGCATGCCGTCTGGTTACTACTACCCAGATGATTACCAAGGCCTTAACGAGGACGTCATGAATCTCAAGAACAGGGAACATTTGC ACTCCCCCTACTATGACGTTAGTGGACTTCCAGATCCCTATGCCACCATGGGTGATGAAGACAAGAACCCGCAGATCTCATTGTCCTTCGATGAAAGCCTTGAATCTGGTTACTCCACTCCAAACTCTAGGAACCGACGCATTGTGCGGGAAATAATCGTGTGA